The following proteins are encoded in a genomic region of Enterocloster clostridioformis:
- a CDS encoding MarR family winged helix-turn-helix transcriptional regulator: MNQYTGIYRRCELWFIRRELEQFGLQPLEGKIIMFLQDNQCTQEDIGAHFDLDKGRIARNLSVLEEKGLVRRLINEKNKRQKFVSLTCRGNQVLEEIHRISGRWDEICFSGFTEEERRQQQDYLRRIAENAIEYKHRVGECTYGKQFD; the protein is encoded by the coding sequence ATGAATCAATATACGGGAATATACCGGCGCTGTGAGCTCTGGTTTATCCGGAGGGAGTTGGAGCAGTTTGGACTGCAGCCCCTGGAGGGGAAAATCATCATGTTTCTTCAGGACAACCAGTGTACCCAGGAGGATATCGGCGCACATTTTGACCTGGACAAGGGCAGGATTGCCAGAAATCTGTCTGTGCTGGAGGAAAAGGGACTGGTGCGGCGTCTTATCAACGAGAAGAATAAAAGGCAGAAGTTTGTAAGTCTCACCTGCAGGGGAAATCAGGTCCTGGAAGAGATACACCGCATATCCGGCAGATGGGACGAGATTTGTTTTTCGGGATTCACAGAGGAAGAGCGCAGGCAGCAGCAGGATTATCTGCGGCGGATTGCTGAAAATGCAATTGAATATAAACACAGAGTAGGAGAATGTACATATGGTAAACAATTTGACTGA
- a CDS encoding MATE family efflux transporter, which yields MVNNLTEGKPLKLLFFFAMPMVVGNLFQQLYNMVDSMVVGRFVGEDALAAVGSSFPVVFLSVAIAAGLSMGCTVVISQFFGAGKILEMKITVSTALISLGVIGLIIMGIGEIIAGPLLSLLGTDPDIMADSLAYLRIYFGGAVFLFLYNSLNGIYNALGDSQTPLKFLIVSALTNIVLDLLFVIKFNMGVAGVAWATLISQGMCAVFSFFVLIARLRKMENEEEARGKAFTFFDMSSAERIAKVGVPSMLQQSIVSVSMMLMQGLVNSYGKVFVAGYTAATKIDTLAMMPNMNFSNAMSSYAAQNIGARKMDRVKQGYKASMFMVVIFSLIITSIIFLFGPQLLGLFLKQGSEGSAMSYGLSYMKTVSVFYILMGALFVSNGLLRGAGDMGAFMLSSVVNLFSRVAIAYLLAHFIGSSAIWWSIPTGWAIGALFSFLRVRSGKWMAKRLVD from the coding sequence ATGGTAAACAATTTGACTGAGGGAAAACCTCTTAAATTGCTGTTTTTCTTTGCAATGCCCATGGTAGTGGGCAATCTGTTCCAGCAGCTCTACAACATGGTGGATTCCATGGTGGTGGGACGTTTTGTGGGGGAGGATGCCCTGGCAGCCGTTGGCTCATCCTTCCCTGTGGTCTTTTTGTCCGTAGCCATTGCGGCGGGCCTGTCCATGGGATGTACCGTGGTTATTTCCCAGTTCTTCGGGGCAGGTAAGATACTTGAAATGAAGATAACTGTTTCAACGGCCCTCATATCGCTGGGGGTCATCGGACTTATTATCATGGGAATCGGGGAAATCATCGCGGGACCTCTGCTGTCTCTTCTGGGAACGGACCCGGATATCATGGCTGACTCCCTTGCCTATCTGAGGATATATTTCGGGGGAGCCGTATTCCTGTTCCTGTATAATTCACTGAATGGTATCTACAATGCATTGGGAGACAGCCAGACACCTCTTAAGTTCCTCATAGTATCCGCCCTGACCAATATTGTCCTGGACCTGCTGTTTGTCATTAAATTCAACATGGGTGTGGCAGGTGTGGCCTGGGCAACCCTTATTTCCCAGGGAATGTGTGCTGTATTTTCCTTTTTTGTATTGATTGCCCGCCTGAGGAAGATGGAGAATGAGGAAGAAGCCAGAGGAAAGGCATTTACCTTTTTCGACATGTCCTCAGCTGAGCGTATTGCCAAGGTGGGCGTGCCTTCCATGCTCCAGCAGTCCATTGTCTCCGTCAGCATGATGCTGATGCAGGGGCTGGTAAATTCCTACGGAAAGGTGTTTGTGGCCGGTTACACGGCTGCCACTAAGATTGATACCCTGGCCATGATGCCCAATATGAACTTTTCCAATGCTATGTCCAGCTATGCGGCCCAGAACATTGGAGCCAGGAAAATGGACCGTGTGAAGCAGGGATACAAGGCCAGCATGTTCATGGTGGTGATATTTTCACTTATCATTACCAGTATCATTTTCCTGTTCGGGCCGCAGCTTCTGGGACTTTTCCTGAAACAGGGGTCTGAGGGAAGCGCCATGAGCTACGGACTCAGTTACATGAAGACCGTATCCGTGTTCTACATACTGATGGGAGCCCTGTTTGTAAGCAACGGTCTGCTGCGGGGAGCCGGAGATATGGGGGCGTTTATGCTCAGCTCCGTGGTAAACCTGTTCTCCCGCGTGGCCATTGCCTACCTGCTGGCGCATTTTATCGGTTCCAGCGCCATATGGTGGTCCATACCTACAGGATGGGCTATCGGCGCGTTGTTCTCCTTCCTGCGCGTAAGGAGCGGGAAGTGGATGGCAAAGAGACTGGTGGATTAA